One window of the Perca fluviatilis chromosome 5, GENO_Pfluv_1.0, whole genome shotgun sequence genome contains the following:
- the si:dkey-8e10.3 gene encoding serine/threonine-protein kinase SBK1 — protein sequence MIELGLADGSLIDELMELTAQSLSQLEIQERFNIIKEIGRGKYGKVLLVTHRFRGTPMALKVMPKASTKLQGFLREYCISLHLSCHPCIVGLFGIAFQSNEHYCFAQELVIGRDLFAVIQPKVGIPESSVKRCVLQIASALEFIHSHGLVHRDVKPENILLLDNHCCQVKLADFGLAQKRGTLIRFITGTLPYMAPELCTVALMEGQKEVTAPPLSVEPSLDTWAFGVVIFCILTGYFPWERCMDSDDFYQEFADWCRMERPNNEEDIPPLWKRFTPEAMEMFGKLLALDVGKRCTVGEVSTYVEKDWLKKVHGIEQQQTAERNSASGNNPGHCEMEIQPNTQSQTE from the exons atgATTGAGCTGGGCCTCGCTGACGGCAGTCTGATCGACGAGCTGATGGAGCTGACAGCACAGAGCCTCAGTCAGCTGGAGATCCAGGAACGTTTCAACATCATTAAGGAGATCGGCAGAGGGAAATACGGCAAAGTGCTGCTGGTCACTCATCGCTTCAGGG GGACTCCCATGGCCTTGAAAGTGATGCCCAAAGCCTCGACTAAGCTCCAGGGCTTTCTACGAGAGTACTGCATCTCCTTACACCTGTCCTGCCACCCCTGCATTGTGGGCCTCTTTGGCATTGCCTTCCAGTCTAATGAGCACTACTGCTTTGCCCAGGAGCTTGTCATTGGGAGGGACCTGTTTGCTGTCATCCAGCCAAAG GTGGGTATCCCAGAATCTTCGGTAAAACGTTGTGTCCTCCAGATAGCCAGTGCTTTGGAGTTCATCCACAGCCATGGTCTGGTTCACCGTGATGTCAAGCCTGAAAACATCCTCCTGTTGGACAATCACTGCTGCCAGGTCAAGCTGGCGGACTTTGGCCTGGCTCAGAAGAGAGGCACTCTGATACGCTTCATCACAGGAACCCTTCCCTACATGGCCCCAGAGCTTTGTACAGTGGCCCTGATGGAGGGCCAAAAAGAAGTGACAGCTCCTCCGCTTAGTGTGGAGCCAAGTCTGGACACCTGGGCCTTCGGTGTGGTTATCTTCTGCATCCTTACGGGGTATTTCCCCTGGGAGCGCTGCATGGACTCGGACGACTTCTACCAGGAGTTTGCAGACTGGTGCAGAATGGAGAGGCCAAACAATGAGGAGGACATTCCTCCTTTGTGGAAAAGGTTCACTCCAGAAGCCATGGAAATGTTTGGTAAGCTCCTGGCTCTGGATGTAGGAAAGAGGTGCACAGTGGGGGAAGTGAGCACGTATGTGGAGAAAGACTGGCTTAAGAAGGTACATGGGattgagcagcagcagacagcagAAAGAAACAGTGCCTCTGGGAATAATCCTGGGCATTGCGAGATGGAAATACAGCCTAATACACAGTCAcagactgaataa